Genomic segment of Mercurialis annua linkage group LG6, ddMerAnnu1.2, whole genome shotgun sequence:
gtttttataataataccgttagtaaatgcaaactcgacccctcacctttgatgtctttcaggtacttagcgTCTGGGCTTAGTTAGAAGCCAAGTTTTGGAATCcggaagtcagctgtatatgtataGTTCTCTGACTTCtatgagtgctgcagtagtagtccagTGTCGACAGAGTATTAGCTTAGAcaacagtacattttgattgtacatattacttgctgtcttgtttatattttgtatGTTACATGTTTTATACGTTATTTCCGACCCCAGATgtcggtgaaatgtttggtacACTAACTGGTGTaaatagtaccgcgaggccagttcgtacagggtacagTAACTAGAGCCTGCGAGGTTTAAACAGTTAATGTAACTActtggttatatgttatatatgtatatttgcttccgttgtttactgttatttgtttattatttgcgaaaaattattaatgatttgaggcttgctacgggttccggagctaccactcccgttccctagcgccggttgcggctcaataattttgggttGTGACAGATGTGTATTTTCTCACTTTCTTTTCACTTCTCTTGTTTATTTCCTCAAGATAATGACACACCAGAAGAAAATCCAGAGACACGCCTTTGTAAAAATTGCAAGAGGAAGAGATTGGAGGACAAAGGTTCTGCTGATAGCACAAGCTTGTAGTTGGTACCAAGTGATGGCTCAGATTCTACTGCAAACTTGCAGTTGGTACCAGTTGATGGCTCAGATTCTGctgaaaaatccaaaaaaacaaCTTCCGAAAGTAACTCTATGGCTTTACTTTGACGCTCAGCTTTCCTATTATCTACCTCTTCTCTGTACATATAGTTGTCTATTTTGTACAAATGACGCATGACATGTTTGTTCACTTACTAAACAGGCAGTGGAGAAGGTTTTAGCTGGAGCCATTCGCAGAGAAATGGATATGGAGGAGTTTTGTGGGAAACAAACTTCTGAGTTAATGCACCTTAAAGGATAATTAATTCCGACAGTcactgtacttttaaaaaaattcatttcagtcactaaagaattttttttttcatttctatcACTCAACTTCAGAAAAATTTCACTGAGAGGTCTTATGTCCTGTTTTTGCAAACGTGGCCCTCTTTTTTCAATGGGAATTTGCCATGTTATTATTTTGACACATCAGCAAGTCATGTCAGTCTAATATtctattagaatttttttccaCCGTGGGTCCCACTCTCTGAAGCTGACTAACGGGCAAATATACTACTTCCCcaattctcttcttcttttctaaAATATAACCCTAATTTTCAAAAGTATAAATCCAGATGATGAAACTTTTAATTTCGCCAAGGCTTCCCTTAATTCTTCTTCGTCTTTCTTTACTTTCAGACTTCAAACCGTCCAAACCATGAAGCACCAGATTTTTCATCCCAATAGCGGCAAGTAATTGACCTCCGTACAAGCCTTTCAACCAGCAACCATCTATAGAAATCACTGATCTAAAACCGTCCTTGAACCCATCTCGCAGGGGTGAAAGGCAAACATACATCCCTTGAAAAACACCATTCTCTTGCTTGAACGTAATAGTTGAGGTAGGATGCGTTCTTATGAGTTAAAGTCTATAGTCTATAACTATAATCATAGAGTAATTTATGCTTCAATTTCGTTCGTAAAAAAGATCGCAAATATTCATTTCCTCCAAAGCTAGACGACCCTTTAATTCACTGGGACAACAAATTTTTACATTTACTTCACTGCTACCATGAATTGGTTTGAAATGAAGAAAGGGTGTAGAATTAGGGTTGACGGCAAGAGagtaaaagaaaataagaagattaaatgttaaaaatagtAACCTACTATTTTGTGGTAGAAGGATTAATTGACATGGCTTGCTGATGTGTCAAAATTAATGACATGGCAAATTTCGATTGAGGAAAGAGAGCCACGTCTGTAAAAAGAAAACATAAGACCTCTCAGTGAAATTTTTCTAAAGTTGAGTGatcgaaatgaaaaaaaaacattctttagtgactgaaatgaattttttttgaaagtacagtgaccgtcagaatcaattaccccaCCTTAAACGTTTGGTAGGTCGTTTTGCTTTTTAGTTATTACAGTAGCAAATCTAGCTGCTGTTTGAGTGTTACTTGATGAGTTCACGGCTAATTTTAACACGTACAACAGTATAAGCACGAGAGGGAGTGCAATGCTGTAATAGGGCAGATGAGGGATGATAAAATTCGTCGGCTGGAGAGCCTTATGGATGGCATTTTACCTTCTGAGGAGTTCATGGAGGAAGAGCTAGCATCACTTATGCACGAACATGAAGTATGAATCTGCTTCCTAAGTTTCCTATTTAAATTGATTACTTTTGATATATATCTCATTATTAGCTTACAGCTTTTGAAGCAGAAATATGAGAATCACCTTGATGTCTTGATGACAAATGTTGAGCTAAAAAGGGTTCTAGCTGAACTGGAACGTTATCGAAACTTCTATGATTTGGGTGAAAGGGATGTTCTGATGGAAGAGATTCAAGATTTAAGAAACCAATTGCAGTATTATGTTGACTCTTCATGCCCAGCCGCTCTGAAAAGAAAGTCAATATTGCAGTTAACATATCCATGTGAGCCCAGTGTCCCTCTACCTCTTACTGGATTTCCGGAGGCAACTGAGGAGAGTGCTGAAATGAAACTCGAACGGGAGAGGATTTGCTGGACTGAGGCGGAGAGCAAGTGGATTTCTCTTGCCGAAGAATTGAGAACTGAACTTGATGCTAGCAGGATGCTAGTTGAAAAAGCAAGGCGGGAATTAGAGATGGAGGAGAGATGTGCTGCAGAGTTGAAAGAAGCAATGCAAATGGCCATGGAGGGACATGCACGGATGCTTGAACAATATGCAGATCTCGAGGAGAAACATATTCATTTACTTGCTCGGTACAGGAAGATCCAAGAAGGAATAGATGATGTCAAGAAAGCTGGAGTCAGGGGTGCTGAGTTGAAGTTTATAAATGCCCTTGCTGCTGAAATTTCAGCGGTGAAAgtggaaagagaaaaagagaggcGGTATCTTAGAGATGAAAATAAAGCTCTTCAGGCTCAATTAAGGGATACTGCTGAAGCTGTGGAAGCGGCCGGAGAATTACTTGTGAGGCTGATAGATGCAGAAGAAGCTATATTcttctatatttttttgaagCAAAATTGATCGGTgtagaaattgcaaaaaatcaaaactctatatattaatttgccaaaattgaaaatttatgttaaatttacaaaacataACACTCACATGACATCAAGTATAAATCTCTGAATCTTCTCCATCGTGTCATATATAAAGCTGAATTGCAATCCAAGATATAAATCGGCTTCCCTCACAAAAACTAGCTGGGAAGATGACCAAAACATGTACATATATATCAAACTATTCTAACACTAACTAACACTGATTCAACAATTTAATACTTCTATTGTTCTCCACTTAATAATGTACAACAACTTGCCTCCAAGAATACAACATCCATGGACCGTGCTCATCCTAAATCCAGAAAAGCAGAGAACACGCCAGCTTATATACTTACAATATTCTAAGAGCTTCCATGTCCTCTCCTTTTCACCTTCGAAGCTTTCTGATTAGATGTCGATGTTGGCGTCGGATCTACGAGCAGCAGGCGCGCCGTCACAAAATTTAGCAGTTCTTCGTGGTGGGAGGAGAATGTGAAGTCCAGGTGAGCATATTCAAACTCATTATACGTAGCATCGACGCCGTTTTCCTTCATTAACTCGTAATGCTTTTTTACCATTGAAGGTCGGATAACGTTGTCCTTCCGTCCAGCTACCACATCAACTGGAATATCGATGAATCCGTAGTATTCACCCAAATCCAACGGCTCTGGAGACCCATACACCTCCATGTTTGCCGATGCACTTCCATAATCATACATAATAAACTTTTTTGCATGTTTCATTTGTGCAAGGTGATGAGCCACATAAAATGAAACTCCTGGCATGTCATTCATATTATAGTGTGGTAATCCTAATACTCCAACCCAATTTGAGCTGTCTCCACCTACATAATAACTCATTAAGGTTTGAACTAGACCTCCAACTGCAGGATAGTTATGGAAGTCCCGTGCCAGTTTATTCAGTAACATTCGACAGAATCTTGTAGGAATGTAAATTCCAGGAATGATGGGGCCTAGAATAGGGGCTAATAGACGGATGGCATGCTCAGAGATTGTAAACCCTAAGGAGGAATCACCATGGAAACCAGCGGGTGACAGTAAGATCAATCTGGAAAGCCTGTGGGGCTTTTCTTCGATACGGCGTGTTATAATATACATAAGAATGCCTGCTCCTCCCAAACTATGGCAAATTGCACAAAGTTTGTAGGGTTGATCATCATTAAGTTCTCCCCCGTGATCAGACTGGATATTTTTCAGTTCATCAGTTTTAACTTGGTGAATCTTCTCTATCATTGCAGGAATATCCTCAGTCCCGTGCTCATTGATGGAATACCGCCAATATCTGCAGGTAATTTGATACtcggtcaatttttttttttgaaggaaaCTACTTTCAGTTAGTTAATCAATATTAATATTGACATCACAGCACATTGATGCAACTGGAGAAGTTTTTCACATGCATAATCCCTCATCTTTCTCTGACAGTTCTGTCAGAAATGGTGACGACTCAAAGAtatgattttatattaaatgaaCCAAAGAATCAGGTGCACTTACTTTCGAGATGAAATATTCTTGTCAACATGATCCCTCGAAGCCAAACCACGAAAATTCCCAAGAAAAACATCAAACCCTGAAAAAGAAAACAGCAGTGTGCTCATCAATCTCAGTAATGATGAATCAGAAGATGCACGAAATGGAGTATTACGAACCTTGATCATATGCTGCAAAAGCTGGAGAGCCAACAACCCCATT
This window contains:
- the LOC126687310 gene encoding uncharacterized protein LOC126687310 isoform X2, with the translated sequence MEHGVSSFNKFVHELPDDSDDSSADYSSAEEDGDALCPPSPSSQSSRFSRTSTLTRVDGHRPGWTIFLLSWILFPFWFLLGLPLRLCRVFYKRRSASPSTKGSNKPPRLQTRLHNLKDHIIHRTTDRRRGVIEDLHLAIEIAIEAIFDFFHKAAHFLLSPSEVIKVLYKWFSFQSSNSEEIRTGISATSVPTSTLGDIDPTLTERKTTFNQSLNTDSRTCQDIITELGYPYEAIRVVTSDGYILLVERIPRRDSRKAVFLQHGILDSSLGWVSNGVVGSPAFAAYDQGFDVFLGNFRGLASRDHVDKNISSRKYWRYSINEHGTEDIPAMIEKIHQVKTDELKNIQSDHGGELNDDQPYKLCAICHSLGGAGILMYIITRRIEEKPHRLSRLILLSPAGFHGDSSLGFTISEHAIRLLAPILGPIIPGIYIPTRFCRMLLNKLARDFHNYPAVGGLVQTLMSYYVGGDSSNWVGVLGLPHYNMNDMPGVSFYVAHHLAQMKHAKKFIMYDYGSASANMEVYGSPEPLDLGEYYGFIDIPVDVVAGRKDNVIRPSMVKKHYELMKENGVDATYNEFEYAHLDFTFSSHHEELLNFVTARLLLVDPTPTSTSNQKASKVKRRGHGSS
- the LOC126687543 gene encoding kinesin-like protein KIN-12B isoform X1; the encoded protein is MRDDKIRRLESLMDGILPSEEFMEEELASLMHEHELLKQKYENHLDVLMTNVELKRVLAELERYRNFYDLGERDVLMEEIQDLRNQLQYYVDSSCPAALKRKSILQLTYPCEPSVPLPLTGFPEATEESAEMKLERERICWTEAESKWISLAEELRTELDASRMLVEKARRELEMEERCAAELKEAMQMAMEGHARMLEQYADLEEKHIHLLARYRKIQEGIDDVKKAGVRGAELKFINALAAEISAVKVEREKERRYLRDENKALQAQLRDTAEAVEAAGELLVRLIDAEEAIFFYIFLKQN
- the LOC126687543 gene encoding kinesin-like protein KIN-12B isoform X2; amino-acid sequence: MRDDKIRRLESLMDGILPSEEFMEEELASLMHEHELLKQKYELKRVLAELERYRNFYDLGERDVLMEEIQDLRNQLQYYVDSSCPAALKRKSILQLTYPCEPSVPLPLTGFPEATEESAEMKLERERICWTEAESKWISLAEELRTELDASRMLVEKARRELEMEERCAAELKEAMQMAMEGHARMLEQYADLEEKHIHLLARYRKIQEGIDDVKKAGVRGAELKFINALAAEISAVKVEREKERRYLRDENKALQAQLRDTAEAVEAAGELLVRLIDAEEAIFFYIFLKQN
- the LOC126687310 gene encoding uncharacterized protein LOC126687310 isoform X1 encodes the protein MQRFVDNVLAVTKESVKTFTYESLHNIVRLINGFSALLLAVLPGKGNILEGIHGWELRPAFRGPRFPRWMEHGVSSFNKFVHELPDDSDDSSADYSSAEEDGDALCPPSPSSQSSRFSRTSTLTRVDGHRPGWTIFLLSWILFPFWFLLGLPLRLCRVFYKRRSASPSTKGSNKPPRLQTRLHNLKDHIIHRTTDRRRGVIEDLHLAIEIAIEAIFDFFHKAAHFLLSPSEVIKVLYKWFSFQSSNSEEIRTGISATSVPTSTLGDIDPTLTERKTTFNQSLNTDSRTCQDIITELGYPYEAIRVVTSDGYILLVERIPRRDSRKAVFLQHGILDSSLGWVSNGVVGSPAFAAYDQGFDVFLGNFRGLASRDHVDKNISSRKYWRYSINEHGTEDIPAMIEKIHQVKTDELKNIQSDHGGELNDDQPYKLCAICHSLGGAGILMYIITRRIEEKPHRLSRLILLSPAGFHGDSSLGFTISEHAIRLLAPILGPIIPGIYIPTRFCRMLLNKLARDFHNYPAVGGLVQTLMSYYVGGDSSNWVGVLGLPHYNMNDMPGVSFYVAHHLAQMKHAKKFIMYDYGSASANMEVYGSPEPLDLGEYYGFIDIPVDVVAGRKDNVIRPSMVKKHYELMKENGVDATYNEFEYAHLDFTFSSHHEELLNFVTARLLLVDPTPTSTSNQKASKVKRRGHGSS